The DNA window GGCGCGCTTCCAGATCTCTGTCGGCCATGATCCCCCCGGGGTATCCCAGCGCGTTGACTAGGCGTGTTTCCCGCGTGGATCAAGCGCCCCGCGGATCGCGGCGCGGGTTTTTGCGCCGGTATGGCTCGCCCGACGCTGCGTCGGGTCCGCGCGTCGGCCGCCGCGCCCGCCGGCAGGGGGTGTCGTGCGGGGCGGGGCGTGATCGCGCGCCATCCCGTCTTTACGATTGTAACATGCGGGCGTTGTGGGCCATCCTTGCCCCACAAGGTGCCAAAGCACCGCACGCGCGCGCGACGCGACAGTCTGGGGGTTGGGAATGAACGATCAACATCATGGCGAGGCGGCGCCGTCCCGTGCGCTGACCGAGGGCGGCACGGGCCTGTCCCGGATCGGCGATTACTACAGCGCGACGCAGCTGCGCGCCGACCGGTGGAGTTCGCTGCGCGACATCGCCGAAGAGCTGAGGCTGCACGGCGCGGAGGGGCGGCGCGGCCGCAAGCGGCTGACCGAGGCAGAAGAGCTGATCGACGCGCTGGCCCCCATCGAATCCTACTGGGCATTTCCGGGTGCCAGCGCGTTCGCCTATATGCGCCGGCTGCTGGAGCAGCGGAAGATCCACGATTTCTCGCAGGCGGTGCGGCGGGCGGCGCGCGCCCTGATCTCGGGCGCGTATCGCCGCCGCACGATCCAGCTGACGGTCGAGGACACCGAGAACGAGGATTTTCAGGACGAGATCGCCCTGTCGCCCGATGCGCGGGCGTTGGGCCGGCCCTATTTCGAGGTGCTGATCGTCGACGATCTGAACGATCATCAGGAACGCTGGCTGCGCCAGAGCCTGCAACAGGTCCGCCGCCCCGAAGACGCCTTCGTCTATGAGGCGGTGATCGTGCCCAGCCTGGAAGACGCGCTGATCGGGATCCTGTTCAATCATAACGTGCAGGCGGTGGTGGTCCGGCCGGGGCTGACGCTGAAATCGCTGAACGATGTCGAGATCCTGAACAAGTATCTGCGGCGCGCCAGCGAGGACGAGGATGTGGACGGGCTGCATCCAGACGAATACGGCCCCGAAACCTGCCGCCTCGTCCACAAGATCCGCCCCGAACTGGACACCTATCTGGTCACCGACCGGTCGGCCGAGACGATTGCGGCGATGGATCTGGGCGGGTGCCGGCGCGTCTTCTATAACCAGGAAGACTTTCTGGAACTGCACCTGAACATCCTGCGCGGCGTCAACAGCCGCTTCAAGTCGCCGTTCTTCACCGCGCTGAAGGAATATTCCAAGCAGCCCACCGGCGTGTTCCACGCCATGCCGATCAGCCGCGGCAAGTCGATTTCGCGCAGCCACTGGATTCAGGACATGGGCGCGTTCTATGGCCCCAACATCTTCCTGGCCGAAACCTCGGCCACGTCGGGCGGGCTGGACAGCCTGCTGGAACCGCGCGGCCCGATCAAGAAGGCGCAGGAATACGCGGCGCGGGCCTTTGGCTCCAAGCAGACCTTCTTTGCCACCAACGGCACCTCGACCTGCAACAAGATCGTGGTACAGGCGCTGATCCGGCCCGGCGACATCGTGCTGGTGGATCGCGACTGCCACAAATCGCATCATTACGGCATGGTGCTGGCGGGGGCGAATGTCGTCTACATGGACAGCTATCCGCTGCATCAGCATTCGATGTATGGCGCGGTCCCCATGCGCGAGATCAAGCACAAGCTGCTGGAACTGAAGGCCGACGACAAGCTGGACCGGGTCCGCATGGTCCTGCTGACCAACTGCACCTTCGACGGGCTGATCTATAACGTCGAACGGGTGATGGAGGAATGTCTGGCCATCAAGAAGGACCTGGTGTTCCTGTGGGACGAGGCGTGGTTCGCCTTTGCCCGCTTCAACCCCGCCTTCCGCCAGCGCACCGCCATGGCCAACGCCGCCAATCTGCGCCAGACCCTGCGCACCCCCGAACGCAAGCGCGAATGGGAGGCGCAGCAGGAGAGGCTGAAGGACGCCGACGATGAGACGCTGCTGAACACGCGGCTGATCGCGCCGCCCGACGCGCGGGTGCGGGTCTATGCCACGCAGTCCACCCACAAGACGCTGACCTCGCTGCGGCAGGGGTCGATGATCCATGTCTATGACCAGGATTTCAAGGGCGAGACGGAACAGGCCTTCCACGAAGCCTACATGACCCACACCTCGACCTCGCCCAATTACCAGATCATCGCCTCGCTGGATGTCGGGCGGCGTCAGGTCGAGCTTGAGGGTTACGAGTTTGTCCAGCGCCAGATCGAAAGCGCGATGTCGCTGCGCCGCGCCATCGGCACGCATCCGCTGCTGTGCAAGTATTTCAAGGTGTTGACGCTGGCGGACATGATCCCGGCCGAATACCGCGAAAGCGGGGTCGAATCCTATTACGACAGCAAGCGCGGCTGGCAGGACAGCTGGGACAACTGGGCCACCGACGAATTCGTGCTGGACCCGACCAAGGTGACGCTGGCGGTCGGCGGCACGGGCTGGGACGGCGACACGTTCAAGACCCAGATCCTGATGGACAAGCACGGCATCCAGATCAACAAGACCTCGCGCAACTCTGTGTTATTCATGACCAATATCGGCACCACCCGGTCCTCGATCGCGTATCTGATCGAGGTGCTGGTCAGCATCGCCCGCGATCTGGACGATCTGCTGGACGACGCCTCGAAGATGGAGCGCCGGTCGTTTGATGCGCGGGTGAAAAGCCTGGTCGAACAGGTGCCGCCGCTGCCCGATTTCAGCCGCTTTCATCCCGCCTTCCGCGGCGGCCAGACGCCCGAAGGCGATATCCGCAGCGCGTTCTTTCTGGCCTATGACGAAGATAACTGCGACTATCTGGATCTGGATCAGGCCCTGCGCGAAAAGCTGGACAGCGGCGAGGAGCTGGTGTCGGCCTCGTTCATCATCCCCTATCCGCCGGGCTTTCCCATCCTGGTGCCGGGGCAGGTCATCAGCCGCGAGATCCTGACCTTCATGCGCGCGCTGGATGTCAGCGAGATCCACGGATACCGCCCCGATCTGGGCCTGCGCGTCTTCACGTCCGAGGCGCTTGCGCGGGTCGAGAACGCGAAATCCTGACCCCGCCTGGCGCGCCGCCGCCTAGAAGGTCGGCGGCGTGCAGGCGCTGACGATCACGCAGCGCACCGTGCCGGGATTGCGGAACCGGTGCGGGCGGCGGCTGTCGAAGATATAGGCGTCGCCGGGTTCCAGCACCGCCACCTCGTCGCCCACCGTGATCTCGATCCGTCCCTCGATCACGATCCCGGCCTCTTCGGCGTCGTGGCTGTAGAACGTCTCGCCGGTGTCGGCGCCGGGATCATAGGTTTCGTGCAGCATCATCAGGCTGTTGCGGTCGGCGCGGCCGATGCGCAACAGCGACAGCTTCGCCGCCGTCGCCTGCGGGCCGTGCACCGTGGTCGAGCGGATTTCCGGCAGATCGGCATGCGCCCAGAAGGTGCGCGGCTCTTCCTCGGTTTCCATGAAGAAATCGACCATGCTGGTCGTCAGCCCGTCCAGGATCTTCTTGAGATTGGCGACCGACGGGCTGATCTTGTTCTGTTCGATCATCGAGATCAGCCCGTTCGTCACCCCCGCCCGCGAGGCCAACTGGCGTTGCGACAGCCGCCGGTCCTGCCGCAGCAGGCGCAGCCGCGTGCCGATGTCGAAATCCATATCGCTCATGTTCCTGCCTCGTCCGGCCGTCTGATCGTTCTGTCGTCGCTGCGGTGCAGAAACGACGCACCTGATCGCGCGGTTCGGTGAAACATCTTGCCCCGCTGATCGGCGTGATTAATATATTGAGCAGAATTTCAGGAGTCATGCCATGACCAATGCAGAACTTTCCGAACGCCGTTCGGCCGCCGTCGCGCGCGGCGTCGGTGTCGCCACCCCGCTTTTCGCGCAGAAGGCGAAGAATGCCGAGCTGTGGGACAGCGAGGGCCGGCGCTTTATCGACTTTGCCGGCGGGATCGCGGTCGTGAATACCGGCCACAGCCATCCGCGCGTGGTCGAGGCGGTGAAGAACCAGATCGACCATTTCAGCCATACCTGCCATCAGGTCGCGCCCTATGAAAACTATGTCGAACTGGCCGAGAAGCTGAACGCGGCGGCGCCGGGCGATTTCCCGAAAAAGACGATGTTCGCCACCACCGGGGCCGAGGCGGTCGAGAACGCGGTCAAGATCGCGCGCGCATTCACCGGGCGTCAGGCGGTGATCGCGTTCTCCGGCGGGTTCCACGGACGCACCTTCATGGGCATGTCGCTGACCGGCAAGGTCCAGCCCTACAAGGCGGGCTTCGGCGCGATGCCGGGCGATGTCTGGCACGTGCCGTTCCCGATGGCGCCCCACGGCATCACCGCCGAGGATTCGCTGGCCGCGATCGACGGGCTGTTCAAGGCCGATGTCGATCCCGCCCGCGTCGCCGCGATCATCATCGAACCGGTGCAGGGCGAAGGCGGCTTCTATCCGGCGCCGCCCGAACTGATGCGCGAGCTGCGTGCGCTGTGCGACAAGCACGGCATCCTGCTGATCGCGGACGAGGTCCAGACCGGGTTCGCCCGCACCGGCAAGCTGTTTGCGATGGAACATCACGACGTCGCCGCCGATCTGACGACGATGGCGAAAAGCCTTGCCGGCGGTTATCCGCTGTCGGGCGTGGTCGGCCGTGCCGAGGTGATGGACGCGCCGCAGCCGGGCGGGCTGGGCGGCACCTATGGCGGCAGCCCGCTCGGCATCGCCGCCGCGCTGGCGGTGCTGGAGGTGATCCGCGACGAGGATCTGTGCGCGCGGGCCGAAAAGCTGGGCGATACGCTGAAATCGCGCCTGTCGTCGATGCAGAACGAGGTGCCCGAACTGGCCGATATTCGCGGCCCCGGCTTCATGGTCGCGGCCGAGTTCATCGACGCCGAGGGCACGCCGCTGCCGCAGATG is part of the Paracoccus stylophorae genome and encodes:
- a CDS encoding aminotransferase class I/II-fold pyridoxal phosphate-dependent enzyme gives rise to the protein MNDQHHGEAAPSRALTEGGTGLSRIGDYYSATQLRADRWSSLRDIAEELRLHGAEGRRGRKRLTEAEELIDALAPIESYWAFPGASAFAYMRRLLEQRKIHDFSQAVRRAARALISGAYRRRTIQLTVEDTENEDFQDEIALSPDARALGRPYFEVLIVDDLNDHQERWLRQSLQQVRRPEDAFVYEAVIVPSLEDALIGILFNHNVQAVVVRPGLTLKSLNDVEILNKYLRRASEDEDVDGLHPDEYGPETCRLVHKIRPELDTYLVTDRSAETIAAMDLGGCRRVFYNQEDFLELHLNILRGVNSRFKSPFFTALKEYSKQPTGVFHAMPISRGKSISRSHWIQDMGAFYGPNIFLAETSATSGGLDSLLEPRGPIKKAQEYAARAFGSKQTFFATNGTSTCNKIVVQALIRPGDIVLVDRDCHKSHHYGMVLAGANVVYMDSYPLHQHSMYGAVPMREIKHKLLELKADDKLDRVRMVLLTNCTFDGLIYNVERVMEECLAIKKDLVFLWDEAWFAFARFNPAFRQRTAMANAANLRQTLRTPERKREWEAQQERLKDADDETLLNTRLIAPPDARVRVYATQSTHKTLTSLRQGSMIHVYDQDFKGETEQAFHEAYMTHTSTSPNYQIIASLDVGRRQVELEGYEFVQRQIESAMSLRRAIGTHPLLCKYFKVLTLADMIPAEYRESGVESYYDSKRGWQDSWDNWATDEFVLDPTKVTLAVGGTGWDGDTFKTQILMDKHGIQINKTSRNSVLFMTNIGTTRSSIAYLIEVLVSIARDLDDLLDDASKMERRSFDARVKSLVEQVPPLPDFSRFHPAFRGGQTPEGDIRSAFFLAYDEDNCDYLDLDQALREKLDSGEELVSASFIIPYPPGFPILVPGQVISREILTFMRALDVSEIHGYRPDLGLRVFTSEALARVENAKS
- a CDS encoding cupin domain-containing protein is translated as MSDMDFDIGTRLRLLRQDRRLSQRQLASRAGVTNGLISMIEQNKISPSVANLKKILDGLTTSMVDFFMETEEEPRTFWAHADLPEIRSTTVHGPQATAAKLSLLRIGRADRNSLMMLHETYDPGADTGETFYSHDAEEAGIVIEGRIEITVGDEVAVLEPGDAYIFDSRRPHRFRNPGTVRCVIVSACTPPTF
- a CDS encoding 4-aminobutyrate--2-oxoglutarate transaminase — protein: MTNAELSERRSAAVARGVGVATPLFAQKAKNAELWDSEGRRFIDFAGGIAVVNTGHSHPRVVEAVKNQIDHFSHTCHQVAPYENYVELAEKLNAAAPGDFPKKTMFATTGAEAVENAVKIARAFTGRQAVIAFSGGFHGRTFMGMSLTGKVQPYKAGFGAMPGDVWHVPFPMAPHGITAEDSLAAIDGLFKADVDPARVAAIIIEPVQGEGGFYPAPPELMRELRALCDKHGILLIADEVQTGFARTGKLFAMEHHDVAADLTTMAKSLAGGYPLSGVVGRAEVMDAPQPGGLGGTYGGSPLGIAAALAVLEVIRDEDLCARAEKLGDTLKSRLSSMQNEVPELADIRGPGFMVAAEFIDAEGTPLPQMATAVRDEAMERGLILLTCGVYGNVIRFLSPITIEDEVFAEALDILGDSLRAAKAAQDARADAA